Proteins encoded within one genomic window of Ideonella dechloratans:
- a CDS encoding amino acid ABC transporter permease codes for MQGCFGSNGDITYLDWLLSAWGWTLSVSFCALAVALIVGALMGILRTVPHKGLVFLGNAWTELFRNIPLLVQIFLWYHVVPALVPPLREVPSFVLVVLGLGFFTSARVAEQVRAGIQSLPKGQRYAGLALGLTLPQTYRYVLLPMAMRIVIPPLTSESMNIIKNSSVAFAVSIAEMTMFAMQAQEETSRGIEIYLAVTGLYFVSAFAVNRVALVIEKKLRVPGMVGAH; via the coding sequence ATGCAGGGCTGCTTCGGCAGCAACGGCGACATCACCTATCTGGACTGGCTGCTTTCGGCCTGGGGCTGGACACTGAGCGTGTCCTTCTGCGCCCTGGCCGTGGCCCTGATCGTGGGGGCCCTGATGGGCATCCTGCGCACCGTGCCCCACAAGGGCCTGGTGTTCCTGGGCAATGCCTGGACGGAGCTCTTCCGCAACATTCCGCTGCTGGTCCAGATCTTCCTCTGGTACCACGTGGTGCCGGCCCTGGTGCCGCCGCTCAGGGAGGTGCCCAGCTTCGTGCTGGTCGTGCTGGGCCTGGGTTTCTTCACCTCGGCCCGGGTGGCCGAGCAGGTGCGCGCCGGCATCCAGAGCCTGCCCAAGGGCCAGCGCTACGCCGGCCTGGCCCTGGGCCTGACGTTGCCGCAGACCTACCGCTATGTGCTGCTGCCCATGGCCATGCGCATCGTCATTCCGCCGCTCACCAGCGAGTCGATGAACATCATCAAGAACTCCTCGGTGGCCTTCGCGGTGAGCATCGCCGAGATGACCATGTTCGCGATGCAGGCGCAGGAGGAAACCTCGCGCGGCATCGAGATCTACCTGGCCGTGACCGGCCTGTACTTCGTGTCGGCCTTTGCCGTCAACCGCGTGGCGCTCGTCATCGAGAAGAAGCTGCGCGTGCCGGGCATGGTGGGGGCGCACTGA
- a CDS encoding amino acid ABC transporter permease, with protein MTQLDFSFLNWQVLSDFVAKGFFFSIQLTVVAMLGGIAIGTVLALMRLSGKPWLVGPASFYVNTLRSIPLVMVILWVFLLLPLLTGEPMGAELSAIITFTVFEAAYYSEIMRAGIQSVAKGQTYAGYAMGMTYRQTMQLVVLPQAFRNMLPVLLTQTIVLFQDTSLVYAIGAYDLLKGFEVAGKNFNRPVETYLVAAVVYFVICFSLSMLVRQLQKKIAIVR; from the coding sequence ATGACCCAACTCGATTTCTCCTTCCTGAACTGGCAGGTCCTGTCGGACTTCGTCGCCAAGGGCTTCTTCTTCTCGATCCAGCTGACCGTGGTGGCCATGCTGGGCGGCATCGCCATCGGCACCGTGCTGGCGCTGATGCGCCTGTCGGGCAAGCCCTGGCTGGTGGGGCCGGCCTCGTTCTATGTGAACACCCTGCGCTCCATCCCGCTGGTGATGGTGATCCTGTGGGTGTTCCTGCTGCTGCCGCTGCTCACCGGCGAGCCCATGGGCGCAGAGCTCTCGGCCATCATCACCTTCACGGTGTTCGAGGCAGCGTACTATTCCGAGATCATGCGTGCCGGCATTCAGAGCGTGGCCAAGGGGCAGACCTACGCGGGCTACGCGATGGGCATGACCTACCGCCAGACCATGCAACTGGTGGTGCTGCCGCAGGCCTTCCGCAACATGCTGCCCGTGCTGCTCACCCAGACCATCGTGCTGTTCCAGGACACGTCCCTGGTCTACGCCATCGGCGCCTATGACCTGCTCAAGGGCTTCGAGGTGGCCGGCAAGAACTTCAACCGCCCGGTCGAGACCTACCTGGTCGCCGCCGTCGTCTACTTCGTGATCTGCTTCAGCCTGTCCATGCTGGTCCGGCAATTGCAGAAGAAGATCGCGATTGTTCGCTAA
- a CDS encoding amino acid ABC transporter ATP-binding protein, whose amino-acid sequence MIDIKNVSKWYGSFQVLTDCTTSIQKGEVVVVCGPSGSGKSTLIKTVNALEPFQKGDIVVDGISLSDPKTNLPKLRSRVGMVFQHFELFPHLSVTENLTLAQIKVLGRNKDDALKRGLKMLERVGLMAHKDKFPGQLSGGQQQRVAIARALSMDPIVMLFDEPTSALDPEMVGEVLDVMVQLANEGMTMMCVTHEMGFAKKVSNRVIFMDAGKIIEDCKKEDFFGNPEARSPRAKDFLSKILAH is encoded by the coding sequence ATGATCGACATCAAGAACGTTTCCAAGTGGTACGGCAGCTTCCAGGTGCTGACCGACTGCACGACCAGCATCCAGAAGGGCGAGGTGGTGGTGGTCTGTGGCCCTTCGGGCTCCGGCAAGTCCACGCTGATCAAGACCGTCAATGCGCTGGAGCCCTTTCAGAAGGGCGACATCGTGGTCGACGGCATCAGCCTGTCCGACCCCAAGACCAACCTGCCCAAGCTGCGCAGCCGCGTGGGCATGGTGTTCCAGCACTTCGAGCTCTTCCCCCACCTGTCGGTGACCGAGAACCTGACGCTGGCCCAGATCAAGGTGCTCGGCCGCAACAAGGACGACGCGCTGAAGCGCGGGCTGAAAATGCTCGAGCGCGTGGGCCTGATGGCGCACAAGGACAAGTTCCCCGGCCAGCTCTCCGGCGGCCAGCAGCAGCGTGTGGCCATCGCCCGCGCGCTGTCGATGGACCCCATCGTGATGCTGTTCGACGAGCCCACCTCGGCGCTGGACCCGGAAATGGTCGGCGAGGTGCTGGACGTGATGGTGCAGCTGGCCAACGAAGGCATGACCATGATGTGCGTGACGCACGAGATGGGCTTTGCCAAGAAGGTGTCCAACCGCGTCATCTTCATGGACGCCGGCAAGATCATCGAGGACTGCAAGAAGGAAGACTTCTTCGGCAACCCCGAGGCCCGCAGCCCGCGCGCCAAGGACTTCCTGTCCAAGATCCTGGCGCACTGA